Proteins encoded within one genomic window of Streptomyces taklimakanensis:
- a CDS encoding GGDEF domain-containing protein, with translation MSTARRTAEEHLSSPSCCPEGGHRPPTDDLTGLLVRRAWEIRASQALDLAHRRREPLALLLGDLDRFKSVNDAYGHLAGDAVLRGVAEVLRRVEGALCGRYGGHAGDEFLVLLPGAGVAAATETARLLLRDVREMTVTAPVDRDTTVTLTGQSVSLGLCVRHPGDPAPGGLSDLLLDSDVALRQAKRAGGDRVHLAGTPGPAVTDGGLPVVPRPPRRARPGAPGADRPSWVPYGGMHRAVPAGTWWDAVRMPGPTGRRVLEALLRQGGRPPGPVIADPRGGGDDLDARTGAGARTWPEDRSRVYFLIPPRAADHRGLPGAHVLGRGSYVVVPDAACVRPPGLHWLVPPSPGRRLTGVRALREAMAAVLGGRAEGGDGPPGGPLGTSGRHGSRSHRTPEDSAPTSCAS, from the coding sequence ATGAGTACTGCGCGAAGGACAGCCGAGGAGCACCTCTCGTCCCCCTCGTGCTGCCCGGAGGGCGGCCACCGACCCCCGACCGATGACCTCACCGGGTTGCTGGTGAGGAGGGCCTGGGAGATCAGGGCCTCCCAGGCCCTCGACCTCGCCCACCGGCGGCGCGAGCCCCTCGCGCTGCTGCTGGGCGATCTCGACCGCTTCAAGAGCGTCAACGACGCCTACGGTCACCTCGCCGGCGACGCCGTACTGCGCGGCGTCGCCGAGGTGCTGCGGCGTGTCGAGGGCGCGCTGTGCGGGCGTTACGGGGGCCACGCGGGCGACGAGTTCCTGGTGCTGCTGCCCGGGGCGGGCGTCGCGGCGGCGACGGAGACGGCCCGGCTGCTGCTGCGGGACGTGCGGGAGATGACCGTGACGGCCCCGGTCGATCGCGACACGACCGTGACCCTCACCGGACAGTCCGTCTCGCTCGGCCTCTGCGTCCGGCACCCGGGCGACCCGGCCCCCGGTGGGCTGTCGGACCTGCTGCTGGACTCCGACGTGGCGCTGCGCCAGGCCAAGCGCGCCGGGGGCGACCGGGTCCACCTGGCCGGCACCCCCGGCCCCGCGGTGACCGACGGGGGGCTCCCGGTCGTTCCCCGCCCCCCGCGCCGCGCCCGCCCCGGGGCACCGGGCGCCGACCGGCCGAGCTGGGTGCCGTACGGCGGGATGCACCGCGCGGTGCCCGCCGGCACCTGGTGGGACGCCGTCCGGATGCCGGGGCCGACCGGGCGCCGGGTGCTGGAGGCCCTGCTGCGGCAGGGCGGACGGCCCCCCGGGCCGGTCATAGCCGACCCCAGGGGCGGAGGGGACGACCTCGACGCGCGCACCGGGGCGGGGGCGAGGACGTGGCCGGAGGACCGGTCGCGGGTGTACTTCCTGATCCCGCCCCGGGCCGCCGACCACCGGGGGCTGCCGGGCGCCCACGTTCTGGGACGCGGCTCCTACGTCGTCGTGCCCGACGCGGCCTGCGTCCGGCCGCCGGGACTGCACTGGCTCGTGCCGCCGTCCCCCGGTCGCCGCCTGACCGGCGTCCGGGCGCTGCGGGAGGCGATGGCGGCCGTGCTGGGAGGCCGCGCCGAGGGGGGTGACGGGCCGCCCGGCGGCCCCCTCGGTACGTCCGGGCGCCACGGGAGCCGGTCGCACCGGACACCCGAGGACTCCGCCCCGACTTCCTGCGCCTCCTAG
- a CDS encoding MAB_1171c family putative transporter produces MSDQSAIQALCSAVGWVAFAVKLRDLRRAPRNPMRRAICSTLFLASACVLFGAPAVIDRVNDLTGVPNFSAPLVYCLLVALGASCHVLLAYWRQPAEEAKAVARRWTLGYAAVVVALIALFTVGEAPDERLADFDTHYATTPYIAQFVVLYLLALFVAMAALVHTCWGWAKVAGRPWLRRGLRLIALGSLGALGFSVAKLVAVVARWVGVDWSELDSALAPALAMVGLVVSAVGYALPVLGDHLSQLGDLAGRRRAYRALYPLWDALRRATPAIVPSTPVPWWDFELRLTRRLAEINDGRLALRSHTDPEVAKAAERLAREAGLEGVELHAVVDAARLRAAIAAKAADIRFPQETADAPYGGPRGGTDGIGELAWLVGVSRAFASSPLVAAAVARADVPRAAEADGAPGASHERRDGDAAVGGEGLDRAARPPDSPRPARD; encoded by the coding sequence GTGAGCGACCAGAGCGCGATCCAGGCCCTCTGCTCCGCGGTCGGCTGGGTGGCGTTCGCGGTCAAGCTGCGCGATCTGCGGCGCGCCCCGCGCAACCCCATGCGTCGGGCGATCTGCTCCACCCTCTTCCTCGCCTCCGCCTGCGTCCTCTTCGGCGCCCCCGCCGTCATCGACCGCGTCAACGACCTCACCGGCGTACCCAACTTCTCGGCTCCCCTGGTGTACTGCCTGCTCGTCGCCCTCGGCGCCTCGTGCCACGTGTTGCTGGCCTACTGGCGGCAGCCCGCCGAGGAGGCCAAGGCGGTCGCGCGCCGCTGGACGCTGGGCTACGCGGCGGTCGTCGTGGCGTTGATCGCGCTGTTCACGGTCGGCGAGGCGCCGGACGAGCGGCTGGCGGACTTCGACACCCACTACGCCACCACCCCCTACATCGCCCAGTTCGTCGTGCTGTATCTGCTGGCGCTGTTCGTCGCCATGGCGGCGCTGGTGCACACCTGTTGGGGCTGGGCGAAGGTGGCCGGGCGCCCCTGGCTGCGGCGCGGGCTGCGGCTGATCGCCCTGGGGTCACTGGGCGCGCTCGGCTTCTCCGTCGCCAAGCTGGTGGCCGTGGTGGCCCGGTGGGTCGGCGTCGACTGGAGCGAGCTGGACTCCGCGCTCGCCCCGGCGCTGGCCATGGTGGGCCTGGTGGTCAGTGCCGTCGGCTACGCGCTGCCCGTCCTGGGCGACCACCTCTCGCAGCTGGGCGACCTGGCCGGGCGCCGGCGCGCCTACCGTGCCCTGTACCCGTTGTGGGACGCGCTGCGGCGGGCCACTCCGGCCATCGTCCCGTCGACCCCCGTGCCCTGGTGGGACTTCGAGCTGCGGTTGACGCGGCGGCTGGCCGAGATCAACGACGGCCGCCTCGCCCTGCGCTCCCACACCGACCCCGAGGTCGCCAAGGCCGCCGAGCGGCTGGCGCGGGAGGCCGGGCTGGAGGGCGTCGAACTCCACGCGGTCGTCGACGCCGCCCGGCTGAGGGCCGCCATCGCCGCCAAGGCCGCCGACATCAGGTTCCCCCAGGAGACGGCCGACGCTCCGTACGGGGGCCCGCGCGGCGGCACCGACGGCATCGGCGAGCTGGCCTGGCTCGTCGGCGTCTCCCGGGCCTTCGCCTCCTCGCCGCTGGTGGCCGCGGCGGTCGCCCGCGCCGACGTTCCCCGTGCCGCCGAGGCCGACGGGGCTCCCGGGGCCTCTCACGAACGTCGCGACGGCGATGCCGCCGTCGGCGGGGAGGGCCTCGACCGGGCGGCCCGGCCGCCCGACTCCCCGCGCCCCGCGAGAGACTGA
- a CDS encoding helix-turn-helix domain-containing protein, producing MSDPGGRRTLAENLDRLFDTIRPEGPKGRRYTNEEVATAIKRAEPGIRVGGAYLSALRKGTKRNPSTELLGALARFFGVPASYFLDERTAAQTDAELELAKVAHNLGVRKLALRALELSPEGLAAVTRIVEHVLESEPRSRTRPQGGPSPGDLPPDDRPVER from the coding sequence GTGTCCGATCCCGGTGGGCGTCGGACGCTGGCCGAGAATCTCGACCGGCTCTTCGACACCATCCGTCCGGAGGGTCCCAAGGGCCGCCGGTACACCAACGAGGAGGTCGCCACCGCCATCAAGCGGGCGGAGCCGGGCATCCGGGTGGGCGGCGCCTACCTGTCGGCCCTGCGCAAGGGCACCAAGCGCAACCCCTCGACCGAGTTGCTGGGCGCCCTGGCCCGCTTCTTCGGCGTCCCGGCCTCCTACTTCCTGGACGAGCGGACCGCCGCCCAGACCGACGCGGAGCTCGAACTGGCCAAGGTCGCCCACAACCTGGGCGTCAGGAAGCTCGCGCTGCGCGCGCTGGAGCTGTCCCCCGAAGGACTCGCCGCCGTGACGAGGATCGTCGAGCACGTCCTGGAGAGCGAGCCCAGGTCCCGTACCCGGCCGCAGGGCGGCCCGTCGCCGGGGGACTTACCGCCGGACGACCGACCGGTGGAGCGCTGA
- a CDS encoding NAD(P)/FAD-dependent oxidoreductase, translating to MRPTQHAVVLGGGLAGTLAAAALARHLDTVTIVERDVMPEGPGPRRGVPQARHSHLLWSGGARAVEELLPGTTEALLAAGARRVELPDGLVLLTAHGWLPRWSGSQFMVACSRDLLDFTVRRRVLRVPGVELREGVRAVGPVGTAERITGVRVRDERTGETFVLEADLVVDASGRASRADRWLTGLGLPPVREETVDSGLAYATRIFRAPATAGEDFPVITIQADPRDGEPGRGAVLLPIEGDRWLVTISGTRGGEPPTEEGEFVEFARNLRSPVVAELIDGAEPLTPIHGSHSTANRRRYFERLRVWPDGFVVLGDAVAAYNPVYGQGMSVLAQGAVAIGRIVGRHGLRPGTARRAQRAVARPVNGAWMTAVGQDVQFPDVVGPRPSAVDRLLVRYVDRLVRTAASRPTAAEAFLEAFSLSGPMTRMVGPKALLATLLGPTGPAPAAPTLTADEYARARGTGSAGSTV from the coding sequence GTGCGCCCGACGCAACACGCCGTGGTGCTCGGTGGCGGTCTGGCCGGAACCCTGGCCGCCGCGGCCCTCGCCCGGCACCTGGACACGGTCACGATCGTCGAACGCGACGTCATGCCCGAGGGGCCCGGACCCCGCAGGGGCGTGCCGCAGGCCCGCCACTCCCACCTCCTGTGGTCGGGGGGCGCCCGGGCCGTGGAGGAGCTGCTGCCCGGGACGACCGAGGCGCTGCTGGCGGCCGGGGCGCGGCGCGTCGAACTGCCCGACGGGCTGGTGTTGCTGACCGCGCACGGGTGGCTGCCGCGGTGGTCCGGGAGCCAGTTCATGGTCGCGTGCAGCCGCGACCTGCTGGACTTCACGGTGCGTCGGCGCGTCCTGCGGGTGCCCGGGGTGGAACTCCGCGAAGGGGTGCGGGCCGTCGGACCGGTGGGCACCGCGGAGCGGATCACGGGAGTGCGGGTCCGGGACGAGCGGACCGGAGAAACCTTTGTGCTGGAAGCCGACCTCGTCGTCGACGCCAGTGGCCGCGCCTCCCGGGCCGACCGCTGGCTGACCGGGCTGGGCCTGCCGCCGGTCCGCGAGGAGACCGTCGACTCCGGACTCGCCTACGCCACCCGGATCTTCCGAGCCCCGGCGACCGCCGGCGAGGACTTCCCCGTCATCACCATCCAGGCCGACCCCCGGGACGGCGAGCCGGGGCGGGGAGCGGTGTTGCTGCCCATCGAGGGCGACCGCTGGCTGGTGACGATCTCCGGCACCCGCGGTGGCGAACCGCCCACCGAGGAGGGGGAGTTCGTCGAGTTCGCGCGGAACCTGCGCAGTCCCGTCGTCGCCGAGCTGATCGACGGCGCCGAACCGCTGACCCCGATCCACGGCTCCCACAGCACCGCCAACCGCCGTCGCTACTTCGAGCGGCTCCGGGTCTGGCCCGACGGGTTCGTCGTCCTCGGCGACGCGGTGGCCGCGTACAACCCCGTCTACGGGCAGGGCATGTCGGTGCTGGCGCAGGGGGCGGTGGCCATCGGACGGATCGTCGGACGCCACGGCCTGCGCCCGGGGACGGCGCGGCGCGCCCAGCGGGCCGTCGCCCGGCCGGTGAACGGCGCCTGGATGACGGCCGTCGGTCAGGACGTCCAGTTCCCCGACGTGGTCGGCCCTCGTCCCTCGGCCGTGGACCGGCTGCTGGTGCGCTACGTGGACCGGCTGGTGCGGACCGCCGCCTCCAGGCCCACGGCGGCCGAGGCGTTCCTGGAGGCGTTCAGCCTCTCCGGGCCGA